Proteins co-encoded in one Gossypium arboreum isolate Shixiya-1 chromosome 11, ASM2569848v2, whole genome shotgun sequence genomic window:
- the LOC108473929 gene encoding FCS-Like Zinc finger 8-like: MLRNRSRAVTSKQTLMADHSSQASPAQNCTKPNPSFFDSPRFKAFTSKAFPDTESLKSPTSILDNKPFFPFGNPFALDRNHPKSSKPFSPNNTHTSPANSEPKGIALAIVDTFLNNNQTEDKSCCEASNKKKVLFGTELRVQIPPILPPSLVSPTTSPTDFGIKTRNSHLTPAFASPNYGIHMKDSPRVFNGCLPVREMEMSEDYTCVISHGPNPRTTHIFDNCVVENYCSVLDKKPKPEPENFLSFCHTCKKNLQQKIDIYIYRGEKAFCSQECRQQEMLLDGDEN; this comes from the exons ATGCTGAGGAATAGGTCCAGAGCAGTGACCAGCAAGCAAACTTTAATGGCTGATCACAGCTCTCAAGCATCCCCTGCCCAGAATTGCACTAAACCAAACCCATCTTTCTTCGATTCTCCACGATTTAAAGCTTTCACTTCAAAAGCCTTTCCCGACACTGAATCTCTCAAGAGCCCTACTTCGATCCTTGACAACAAACCCTTCTTTCCTTTTGGTAACCCCTTTGCCTTGGACAGAAACCATCCCAAATCCTCAAAACCCTTCTCGCCTAATAACACACACACCTCACCTGCAAACTCAGAACCAAAAGGTATTGCTCTTGCTATAGTTGATACATTCCTTAACAATAACCAAACTGAAGATAAGAGTTGCTGCGAGGCAAGTAATAAGAAAAAGGTCTTGTTTGGGACCGAGCTCAGAGTTCAGATTCCACCAATACTCCCACCTTCCTTAGTCTCTCCAACTACTTCTCCCACTGATTTTGGAATCAAGACCAGGAATTCACATTTGACACCTGCATTTGCCTCTCCCAATTACGGTATCCATATGAAGGATTCTCCTCGGGTCTTCAATGGATGCCTGCCCGTTAGGGAAATGGAGATGTCTGAGGATTATACATGCGTCATATCTCACGGTCCTAATCCCAGAACCACCCATATATTTGACAACTGCGTTGTGGAGAACTACTGCAGTGTATTGGATAAGAAGCCCAAACCAGAACCAGAGAATTTCCTCAGCTTTTGTCACACATGCAAGAAGAATCTTCAACAGAAAATTGACATTTACATTTACAG AGGTGAGAAAGCTTTTTGCAGTCAAGAGTGCCGACAGCAAGAAATGCTCCTGGATGGAGACGAGAATTGA